A region of the Candidatus Zixiibacteriota bacterium genome:
TATTCATTCTTACGCGAATCGATTTCATATGCCAATGATGTCAATTCTTTAGAATATGGCCCTCTTAAATACCAATCATAACGTAGGCGAAAATCTATACCAAATAACTGAAGTAAATATATAACCTTTTGAAGAAATAGCCTGTCAGAAAAGGAATCTATGCAGAAATCTTTAATCCTTTTCATTATTAAATAAACGCCAACTGAACGGATATCCACCACTCCTCCTCTTTACATGTATTATATAGGCAAGTTACCATTTACATAAATCACATTATATTTCAAATCAACAAAAATTTTAACAACGACTCGGTTTAAATCTCACCTGGATGGGCGATAGATAATTCTCAACGCATTTAGCTGAAATCGAAGGGTAAATTGTCATGATATTCCACAACCCCATAGAATTTAAAAAGCCCCGGAATCTCCCTTTGAGGGCGGGGCTTTTTGCTGTGATTGTTAGAGGCAGATGAAACTCCTCCAAAGAGGCCTTCCTAAGCTCCACTAACAACATGAAAAAGTATTTGGCAAATGTCAATCTTTTTTGAAAAATAAATTAAATATGTGAAAATACTTGAAAATACCCAGAAATTTGAGGTTTGACAGCGGTATAAGAAGGAGATATATTAATAAGTTTAACAACGAAACGGAGGAAAAAGTCATTATGAAAAAACTTGGCATTATCACCCTGGCCCTGTTATTCCTTATGCCCGCGGTTTTAGCCCAGGACAAAAAAGATCAACCCACCAAGGATAAAAAAGTGAGCGAATACAAAAAACGCCAACCCGATAACCCTGAAATAGCTATCGAAACCGATTTCGGAACCATGAAACTGGAGCTGTTCCGCGATGTCGCCCCGATCCATGTCGACAGCATGCTGTCACTGGTGAAAAAGGGTTTCTACGACGGCCTGATTTTCCACCGGATTATCGACGGTTTCATGATCCAGGGCGGCGATCCCAAAGGCAACGGCACCGGCGGCCCGGGCTATACCCTTCCGGCCGAGTTCAATAAAATCAAGCATGTCGAGGGTTCGCTCTCGATGGCTCGTTCCCAGGATCCTAATTCGGCGGGGAGCCAGTTCTTTATCTGTCTCGCTCCGGCGCCTCATCTGGATGGCCAGTATACCAATTTCGGGATGCTCATGGATGGCTTCGATACCCTGCACAAAATCGGCAAGGTCGAGACCGGCGCCATGGATAAACCGGTCAAGGATGTCTATATCCGGAAAATGTACGTGATCAAAGATATCACGCCGGTTAAGAAGGCCACGGAATAAGTTTTAATCGGGGCCGATCAAAGCGAAAATAATACGGAACCGGTCATCGGGCCGGTCGTTATATAAATTGTGAAAAAAAGACTCGTCATACTGGGTTCAACCGGCTCAATCGGTCGCTCGGCGCTTGATGTGGCGTCGCGACACACCGACCGGATCGAAATTGTCGGCCTGTCGGTTCATGCCAATATCGATCTTCTGGCCGAACAAATCCGCCGGTTCCATCCCAAATATGTGGCCGTAACCGAGCCGCGGGCCTATGACAAGCTGGCCCGGTCGTTTAATTACCCGGAAACCCGTCTCCTTGATTTCTCCGAAGGGATCAGGTTTCTGACCGGTTTGCCCGAGGCCGATGTCATTCTCAATGCCATCGTTGGGGCGGCCGGACTGAAAGCCTCGCTGGATATCGTTCATTCCGGTAAACGGCTGGCCCTGGCCAACAAGGAATCAATGGTGATCGGCGGCGAGCTGATTAATCGGGTGGCTTCCAAATCAAGGGCCGAGATCGTTCCGGTCGATTCGGAACATTCGGCCATCTGGCAAGCTTTGTGTTCCGGGCGTAAACGGGAAGTTAAAAAAATTATCCTGACCGGTTCCGGCGGGCCGTTTCGCGATTTGCCTCTGGATAAGTTTAAAGACATCACCCGCGAACAGGCCCTTCACCATCCGACCTGGAACATGGGCCCCAAAATAACGATTGATTCGGCGACCATGATGAATAAAGGGCTGGAAATCATCGAGGCCATGCGCCTTTTCGATATACCGGCGGAGAAAATCGAGGTGGTCATCCATCCCCAGTCGATAATCCATTCCATGGTCGAATTTGTCGATTCCTCGATAATAGCCCAGATGTCCAACCCGGATATGCGTCTGCCGATTGCCTACGCCATCTTCTTCCCGGAACGTCTCCCCAGCGCCAATGGGCGTCTGGACCTGATGGCCGCCGGAAAACTTGAATTTTATCCGCCCGATTATCAGAAATTCCCGCTTCTCAAACTGGCTTTCGATGTGGCCGCGCGGGGCGGGACGGTCCCGGCGGTATATAATGCCGCCAATGAGATCGCAGTCGAGGCATTCTTGAATAGCGCTGTTGAATTCGTTAAAATTCCCGAAATAGTTATTAATACTGTAAATAAACATGAACCGATCAAAAACCCATCGCTCGATGATATCCTTGAGGCCGACCGATGGGCCAGAGATACTGCAATAAAACAGGTGGGGTGATATTTTGACTACAATCCTGGCAACGGTCTTCGTCCTTGGCGTGCTGGTTTTTAT
Encoded here:
- a CDS encoding peptidylprolyl isomerase produces the protein MKKLGIITLALLFLMPAVLAQDKKDQPTKDKKVSEYKKRQPDNPEIAIETDFGTMKLELFRDVAPIHVDSMLSLVKKGFYDGLIFHRIIDGFMIQGGDPKGNGTGGPGYTLPAEFNKIKHVEGSLSMARSQDPNSAGSQFFICLAPAPHLDGQYTNFGMLMDGFDTLHKIGKVETGAMDKPVKDVYIRKMYVIKDITPVKKATE
- a CDS encoding 1-deoxy-D-xylulose-5-phosphate reductoisomerase; the encoded protein is MKKRLVILGSTGSIGRSALDVASRHTDRIEIVGLSVHANIDLLAEQIRRFHPKYVAVTEPRAYDKLARSFNYPETRLLDFSEGIRFLTGLPEADVILNAIVGAAGLKASLDIVHSGKRLALANKESMVIGGELINRVASKSRAEIVPVDSEHSAIWQALCSGRKREVKKIILTGSGGPFRDLPLDKFKDITREQALHHPTWNMGPKITIDSATMMNKGLEIIEAMRLFDIPAEKIEVVIHPQSIIHSMVEFVDSSIIAQMSNPDMRLPIAYAIFFPERLPSANGRLDLMAAGKLEFYPPDYQKFPLLKLAFDVAARGGTVPAVYNAANEIAVEAFLNSAVEFVKIPEIVINTVNKHEPIKNPSLDDILEADRWARDTAIKQVG